A genome region from Ahaetulla prasina isolate Xishuangbanna chromosome 8, ASM2864084v1, whole genome shotgun sequence includes the following:
- the POU4F2 gene encoding POU domain, class 4, transcription factor 2 isoform X1, which produces MMMMSLNSKQPFSMTHASGGSLHEPKYSALHSASPCSSSVAGAAAASVSSPSSSTAGGGSGGGSGRNNASNSNSANSSNSTSEALRRACLPTPPSNIFGGLDESLLARAEALAAVDIVSPGKSHHHHPPHHSPFKPDATYHTMNTIPCTSAASSSSVPISHPSALSGTHHHHHHHHHHQPHQALEGELLEHITPGLALGAMTGPDGSVVSTPGHAPHMGSMNPMHQAALSMAHAHGLPSHMGCMSDVDADPRDLEAFAERFKQRRIKLGVTQADVGSALANLKIPGVGSLSQSTICRFESLTLSHNNMIALKPILQAWLEEAEKSHREKLTKPELFNGAEKKRKRTSIAAPEKRSLEAYFAIQPRPSSEKIAAIAEKLDLKKNVVRVWFCNQRQKQKRMKYSAGI; this is translated from the exons atgatgatgatgtcccTGAACAGCAAGCAGCCCTTCAGCATGACTCATGCCAGCGGCGGCAGCCTTCACGAACCCAAGTACTCGGCCCTGCACTCCGCCTCGCCCTGCAGCTCCTCGGTTGCCGGCGCCGCAGCGGCTTCGGTCAGCTCGCCCAGCAGCAGCACTGCAGGCGGGGGCAGCGGCGGGGGCAGCGGCCGGAATAACGCTTCGAATAGCAATAGCGCCAACAGCAGCAACAGCACTTCAGAGGCCCTGCGCCGCGCCTGCTTGCCCACCCCGCCG AGCAACATCTTCGGAGGTCTAGACGAGAGTCTACTAGCCCGCGCAGAAGCCCTGGCTGCAGTAGACATTGTTTCGCCAGGCAAGAGCCACCATCACCACCCACCACATCACAGCCCCTTCAAACCTGACGCCACCTATCACACCATGAACACCATCCCCTGCACCTCGGCTGCATCTTCGTCCTCGGTGCCCATCTCGCACCCTTCTGCCCTGTCTggcacccaccaccaccaccaccaccatcaccaccaccaaccTCACCAAGCTCTGGAAGGAGAACTCTTGGAACACATCACACCAGGACTGGCATTGGGTGCCATGACAGGCCCCGATGGGTCAGTGGTTTCCACACCAGGCCATGCCCCTCACATGGGCAGCATGAATCCAATGCACCAAGCAGCACTCAGCATGGCGCACGCCCACGGGCTACCCTCACACATGGGCTGCATGAGCGATGTGGATGCAGATCCACGGGATTTGGAAGCCTTTGCAGAACGGTTCAAACAGCGGAGGATCAAACTAGGGGTGACTCAAGCTGATGTGGGCTCAGCCCTGGCCAACCTCAAGATCCCCGGGGTGGGATCCCTAAGTCAAAGCACCATCTGCAGGTTTGAATCCCTCACCTTGTCCCACAACAATATGATTGCTCTCAAACCTATCCTGCAAGCATGGCTGGAAGAAGCTGAGAAATCACACCGGGAGAAGCTCACCAAACCGGAGCTCTTCAATGGAGCTGAGAAGAAGAGGAAACGCACTTCAATTGCTGCTCCTGAAAAGAGGTCCCTAGAAGCCTATTTCGCTATACAACCGAGACCTTCCTCAGAAAAAATTGCAGCCATCGCGGAGAAATTGGACCTCAAGAAGAATGTGGTCcgagtctggttctgcaaccaaaGGCAGAAACAGAAGCGGATGAAATACTCTGCTGGGATTTAG
- the POU4F2 gene encoding POU domain, class 4, transcription factor 2 isoform X2 gives MMSLNSKQPFSMTHASGGSLHEPKYSALNSTSEALRRACLPTPPVVMCAFYLQFQSNIFGGLDESLLARAEALAAVDIVSPGKSHHHHPPHHSPFKPDATYHTMNTIPCTSAASSSSVPISHPSALSGTHHHHHHHHHHQPHQALEGELLEHITPGLALGAMTGPDGSVVSTPGHAPHMGSMNPMHQAALSMAHAHGLPSHMGCMSDVDADPRDLEAFAERFKQRRIKLGVTQADVGSALANLKIPGVGSLSQSTICRFESLTLSHNNMIALKPILQAWLEEAEKSHREKLTKPELFNGAEKKRKRTSIAAPEKRSLEAYFAIQPRPSSEKIAAIAEKLDLKKNVVRVWFCNQRQKQKRMKYSAGI, from the exons atgatgtcccTGAACAGCAAGCAGCCCTTCAGCATGACTCATGCCAGCGGCGGCAGCCTTCACGAACCCAAGTACTCGGCCCT CAACAGCACTTCAGAGGCCCTGCGCCGCGCCTGCTTGCCCACCCCGCCGGTAG TAATGTGTGCCTTTTATTTGCAATTTCAGAGCAACATCTTCGGAGGTCTAGACGAGAGTCTACTAGCCCGCGCAGAAGCCCTGGCTGCAGTAGACATTGTTTCGCCAGGCAAGAGCCACCATCACCACCCACCACATCACAGCCCCTTCAAACCTGACGCCACCTATCACACCATGAACACCATCCCCTGCACCTCGGCTGCATCTTCGTCCTCGGTGCCCATCTCGCACCCTTCTGCCCTGTCTggcacccaccaccaccaccaccaccatcaccaccaccaaccTCACCAAGCTCTGGAAGGAGAACTCTTGGAACACATCACACCAGGACTGGCATTGGGTGCCATGACAGGCCCCGATGGGTCAGTGGTTTCCACACCAGGCCATGCCCCTCACATGGGCAGCATGAATCCAATGCACCAAGCAGCACTCAGCATGGCGCACGCCCACGGGCTACCCTCACACATGGGCTGCATGAGCGATGTGGATGCAGATCCACGGGATTTGGAAGCCTTTGCAGAACGGTTCAAACAGCGGAGGATCAAACTAGGGGTGACTCAAGCTGATGTGGGCTCAGCCCTGGCCAACCTCAAGATCCCCGGGGTGGGATCCCTAAGTCAAAGCACCATCTGCAGGTTTGAATCCCTCACCTTGTCCCACAACAATATGATTGCTCTCAAACCTATCCTGCAAGCATGGCTGGAAGAAGCTGAGAAATCACACCGGGAGAAGCTCACCAAACCGGAGCTCTTCAATGGAGCTGAGAAGAAGAGGAAACGCACTTCAATTGCTGCTCCTGAAAAGAGGTCCCTAGAAGCCTATTTCGCTATACAACCGAGACCTTCCTCAGAAAAAATTGCAGCCATCGCGGAGAAATTGGACCTCAAGAAGAATGTGGTCcgagtctggttctgcaaccaaaGGCAGAAACAGAAGCGGATGAAATACTCTGCTGGGATTTAG